From a single Kitasatospora azatica KCTC 9699 genomic region:
- a CDS encoding FABP family protein: MIEIPSDLHKDVVSLAFLLGTWEGAGVFAPLPGEGGPGEEKCNFGQEIVFRHDGRPFLEFRSRTWVLDNEGEKVRPLENEHGFWRITSNQHGTSGEREVEISMLRDTGTVEIWYGKLADGKPQIDVATDAVARVEGSAPYSGGKRLYGFVNDELLWVGEKAAPEVPLRPYMSAQLKKVLSPAQLIKDINDLPDDGIAFFR; the protein is encoded by the coding sequence ATGATCGAGATCCCTTCTGACCTCCACAAGGACGTCGTTTCGCTGGCTTTCCTCCTCGGCACCTGGGAGGGCGCGGGCGTCTTTGCCCCTCTGCCGGGTGAAGGGGGCCCGGGCGAGGAGAAGTGCAACTTCGGCCAGGAGATCGTCTTCCGTCACGACGGCCGGCCGTTCCTGGAGTTCCGCTCCCGCACCTGGGTGTTGGACAACGAGGGCGAGAAGGTCCGCCCGCTGGAGAACGAGCACGGCTTCTGGCGGATCACCAGCAACCAGCACGGCACCAGCGGCGAGCGCGAGGTGGAGATCTCGATGCTCCGCGACACCGGCACCGTGGAGATCTGGTACGGCAAGCTGGCCGACGGCAAGCCGCAGATCGACGTGGCCACCGACGCGGTCGCCCGGGTCGAGGGCTCGGCCCCGTACAGCGGCGGCAAGCGGCTCTACGGCTTCGTCAACGACGAGCTGCTCTGGGTCGGCGAGAAGGCCGCCCCCGAGGTGCCGCTGCGCCCGTACATGTCCGCGCAGCTCAAGAAGGTGCTCAGCCCCGCCCAGCTGATCAAGGACATCAACGACCTGCCGGACGACGGGATCGCGTTCTTCCGCTGA
- a CDS encoding response regulator transcription factor: protein MSSLLLLTNALQPSAEVLPALGLLLHQVRVAPAEGSALVDTPSADVILVDGRRDLPQIRSLCQLLRSTGVSAPLILVVTEGGLAAVTAEWGIDDVLLDTAGPAEVEARLRLAMGRQQHAAVDDSPMEIRNGDLSVDEATYSAKLKGRVLDLTFKEFELLKYLAQHPGRVFTRAQLLQEVWGYDYFGGTRTVDVHVRRLRAKLGVEHEQLIGTVRNVGYRFVVPAQGEKSERAAAGQPAEEPVEQPVGSRHEA from the coding sequence ATGAGTTCTCTCCTCCTGCTCACCAATGCACTGCAGCCGTCGGCGGAGGTGCTGCCGGCCCTCGGACTGCTGCTGCACCAGGTGCGGGTGGCCCCGGCCGAGGGATCGGCCCTGGTCGACACCCCCAGCGCCGACGTGATACTGGTCGACGGCCGCCGCGACCTGCCGCAGATCCGCTCGCTCTGCCAGCTGCTGCGCTCCACCGGCGTCAGCGCACCCCTGATCCTGGTCGTCACCGAGGGCGGCCTGGCCGCCGTCACCGCCGAGTGGGGCATCGACGACGTGCTGCTCGACACCGCGGGCCCCGCCGAGGTCGAGGCCCGGCTGCGGCTCGCGATGGGCCGCCAGCAGCACGCCGCGGTGGACGACAGCCCGATGGAGATCCGCAACGGCGACCTGTCGGTGGACGAGGCGACCTACTCCGCCAAGCTCAAGGGCCGGGTGCTCGACCTCACCTTCAAGGAGTTCGAGCTGCTCAAGTACCTCGCGCAGCACCCCGGCCGGGTCTTCACCCGGGCGCAGCTGCTGCAGGAGGTCTGGGGCTACGACTACTTCGGCGGCACCCGTACGGTCGATGTCCACGTCCGCCGGCTGCGGGCCAAACTCGGCGTCGAGCACGAGCAGTTGATCGGCACCGTGCGCAACGTCGGCTACCGGTTCGTGGTGCCCGCCCAGGGCGAGAAGAGCGAGCGCGCGGCGGCCGGTCAGCCGGCCGAGGAGCCCGTCGAGCAGCCGGTCGGCAGCCGCCACGAGGCCTGA
- a CDS encoding Ms5788A family Cys-rich leader peptide, translating into MKRQADLTKRRAVDLCRVAACLCRMR; encoded by the coding sequence ATGAAGCGACAGGCAGACCTCACCAAGCGGCGGGCGGTAGACCTCTGCCGCGTGGCTGCCTGCCTGTGTCGAATGCGCTGA
- a CDS encoding MoaD/ThiS family protein, with protein MTATFEPSAVATGTIRYWAAAKSEAGVAEEPYRAATLAEALAQAKERHAERPKFVRLLDICSYLVDSEPVGGRDRALVRLTEGGTVEVLPPFAGG; from the coding sequence ATGACTGCGACCTTTGAACCCTCCGCCGTGGCGACCGGGACCATCCGCTACTGGGCGGCAGCCAAGTCCGAGGCGGGCGTGGCCGAGGAGCCGTACCGCGCGGCCACGCTGGCCGAGGCGCTGGCGCAGGCCAAGGAGCGGCACGCCGAGCGGCCGAAGTTCGTCCGCCTGCTGGACATCTGCTCCTACCTGGTGGACAGCGAGCCGGTCGGTGGGCGGGACCGCGCGCTGGTGCGGCTGACCGAGGGCGGCACGGTCGAGGTGCTGCCGCCCTTCGCCGGCGGTTGA
- the ygfZ gene encoding CAF17-like 4Fe-4S cluster assembly/insertion protein YgfZ: MKSPLLSLPGAVPAEGPDEGVAAHYGDLFREQRELAAGRAFTDLSHRGVVTVTGPDRLAWLHLLLTQHVSELPAQQAVEALILSPHGHVEHALYLVDDGTTSWAHVEPGTQGALIEYLERMKFMYRVEVADATGEFAVVHLPAGNSADATGAAAVRELPYGRDLFLPRAELAALTMEFGSPAGVWAYEALRIEAHRPRLGFETDHRTIPHEVDWLATAVHLNKGCYRGQETVARVHNLGKPPRRLVFLHLDGTEEVLPPHGTEIHLAEDPQGRALGFVTSSARHYELGPIALALVKRNVPVDAVLRAGSVPASQDVVVAP; the protein is encoded by the coding sequence ATGAAGAGCCCGCTGCTGTCCCTGCCCGGAGCCGTCCCCGCCGAGGGGCCCGACGAGGGTGTCGCGGCGCATTACGGCGACCTCTTCCGCGAGCAGCGCGAGCTGGCCGCCGGGCGGGCGTTCACCGACCTGTCGCACCGCGGTGTGGTCACCGTGACCGGCCCCGACCGGCTGGCCTGGCTGCACCTGCTGCTCACCCAACACGTCAGCGAACTCCCCGCGCAGCAGGCGGTGGAGGCGCTGATCCTGTCCCCGCACGGGCACGTCGAGCACGCCCTCTACCTGGTCGACGACGGCACCACCAGCTGGGCGCACGTCGAGCCGGGCACCCAGGGCGCGCTGATCGAGTACCTGGAGCGGATGAAGTTCATGTACCGGGTCGAGGTCGCCGACGCCACCGGCGAGTTCGCGGTGGTGCACCTGCCGGCCGGCAACTCCGCCGATGCGACCGGTGCCGCCGCCGTGCGCGAACTCCCGTACGGGCGCGACCTGTTCCTGCCGCGCGCCGAACTGGCCGCGCTGACCATGGAGTTCGGCAGCCCGGCGGGCGTCTGGGCGTACGAGGCGCTGCGGATCGAGGCGCACCGCCCGCGGTTGGGCTTCGAGACCGACCACCGGACCATCCCGCACGAGGTGGACTGGCTGGCCACCGCCGTGCACCTGAACAAGGGCTGCTACCGCGGCCAGGAGACGGTGGCCCGGGTGCACAACCTCGGCAAGCCGCCGCGCCGCCTGGTCTTCCTGCACCTGGACGGCACCGAGGAGGTGCTGCCCCCGCACGGCACCGAGATCCACCTGGCCGAGGACCCGCAGGGCCGGGCGCTGGGCTTCGTGACCTCCTCGGCCCGGCACTACGAGCTCGGCCCGATCGCGCTGGCCCTGGTCAAGCGCAACGTCCCGGTGGACGCCGTGCTGCGGGCCGGCAGCGTGCCGGCCAGCCAGGACGTCGTGGTGGCCCCGTAA
- a CDS encoding DsrE family protein, producing the protein MSKKLVIKVTAGADAPERCSQAFTVAAVAVASGVEVSLWLTGESSWFALPGRAAEFELPHAAPLPELLDSILAAGTVTLCTQCAARRGIEQGDTVPGVRIAGAQVFVSEITADGVQALVY; encoded by the coding sequence GTGTCGAAGAAGCTGGTCATCAAGGTCACCGCCGGAGCCGATGCGCCGGAGCGCTGCTCGCAGGCGTTCACGGTGGCGGCCGTCGCGGTCGCCAGCGGGGTCGAGGTCTCGCTCTGGCTCACCGGGGAGTCCTCCTGGTTCGCGCTGCCCGGGCGGGCCGCCGAGTTCGAGCTGCCGCACGCGGCGCCGCTGCCGGAGCTGCTGGACTCGATCCTGGCGGCCGGGACGGTCACCCTGTGCACCCAGTGCGCGGCGCGGCGCGGGATCGAGCAGGGCGACACCGTGCCGGGTGTCCGGATCGCGGGCGCCCAGGTCTTCGTCAGTGAGATCACGGCCGACGGCGTGCAGGCACTGGTCTACTGA
- a CDS encoding LmeA family phospholipid-binding protein, which produces MRTWIKVAVTAAVLGGVLVGADRIALSMAQSRAADELAGRQGISGRPSVAIDDFPFLTDLIDKKLGSVHLSAAQMQLTGGGRSFQLQDFSAQLNGVQVDDGLRSATVDSGHGSGRISYQEVQSLMGLDARTSIAYGGPGQLKVGYEVLGQRITTTVKLRTQGNQVLVAGVGDLPGVGALPGVSGMVSSAIGSKSFTLQGLPVGLNLDQVAPQPDGLQLSFQGSKVHLVG; this is translated from the coding sequence ATGCGGACCTGGATCAAAGTGGCCGTCACCGCCGCGGTGCTCGGCGGCGTGCTGGTGGGCGCCGACCGGATCGCGCTCTCGATGGCGCAGAGCCGGGCGGCGGACGAGCTGGCGGGCCGTCAGGGCATCAGCGGCCGCCCCTCGGTCGCCATCGACGACTTCCCGTTCCTGACCGACCTGATCGACAAGAAGCTCGGCAGCGTGCACCTGTCCGCCGCCCAGATGCAGCTGACCGGCGGCGGGCGCAGCTTCCAACTGCAGGACTTCTCGGCGCAGCTGAACGGCGTTCAGGTCGACGACGGCCTGAGATCGGCGACGGTGGACTCCGGCCACGGCTCCGGGCGGATCAGCTACCAGGAGGTCCAGTCGCTGATGGGCCTGGATGCCCGCACCTCGATCGCCTACGGCGGCCCGGGCCAGCTGAAGGTCGGCTACGAGGTGCTCGGGCAGCGGATCACCACCACCGTGAAGCTGCGCACCCAGGGCAACCAGGTGCTGGTGGCCGGGGTCGGCGACCTGCCCGGGGTGGGCGCGCTGCCGGGGGTGAGCGGCATGGTCAGCTCGGCGATCGGCTCGAAGAGCTTCACCCTGCAGGGCCTACCGGTGGGCCTCAACCTGGACCAGGTGGCCCCGCAGCCGGACGGCCTGCAGCTGTCGTTCCAGGGCAGCAAGGTGCACCTGGTCGGGTGA
- a CDS encoding sulfurtransferase, with the protein MSRSDVLVDADWVQAHLDDPKVVIVEVDEDTSAYDKNHIKNAVRIDWKKDLQDPVRRDFVDQAGFEALLSAKGIANDDTVVLYGGNNNWFASYAFWYFKLYGHGDVRLLDGGRKKWELDSRDLVDGSEVPNRPATDYKAQAQNTAIRAFRDDVVAAIGSLNLVDVRSPDEFSGRLLAPAHLPQEQSQRPGHVPSARNIPWSKNANDDGTFKSDDELRALYAEEGVDLSKDTIAYCRIGERSALTWFVLHQLLGQENVKNYDGSWTEYGSLVGVPIELGAN; encoded by the coding sequence ATGAGCCGCAGCGACGTCCTGGTCGACGCCGACTGGGTCCAGGCCCACCTGGACGACCCGAAGGTCGTCATCGTCGAGGTGGACGAGGACACCTCCGCGTACGACAAGAACCACATCAAGAACGCCGTCCGGATCGACTGGAAGAAGGACCTCCAGGACCCGGTCCGCCGCGACTTCGTCGACCAGGCCGGCTTCGAGGCGCTGCTCAGCGCCAAGGGCATCGCCAACGACGACACCGTGGTGCTGTACGGCGGCAACAACAACTGGTTCGCCTCCTACGCCTTCTGGTACTTCAAGCTGTACGGCCACGGCGACGTCCGGCTGCTCGACGGCGGCCGCAAGAAGTGGGAGCTGGACTCCCGCGACCTGGTCGACGGCTCCGAGGTCCCGAACCGCCCGGCCACCGACTACAAGGCCCAGGCCCAGAACACCGCGATCCGTGCCTTCCGCGACGACGTGGTGGCCGCGATCGGCAGCCTGAACCTGGTCGACGTGCGCTCGCCCGACGAGTTCTCCGGCCGCCTGCTCGCCCCGGCCCACCTGCCGCAGGAGCAGTCGCAGCGCCCCGGCCACGTGCCGAGCGCCCGCAACATCCCGTGGTCGAAGAACGCCAACGACGACGGCACCTTCAAGTCGGACGACGAGCTGCGCGCCCTCTACGCCGAGGAGGGGGTCGACCTGTCGAAGGACACCATCGCCTACTGCCGGATCGGCGAGCGCTCCGCGCTCACCTGGTTCGTGCTGCACCAGCTGCTCGGCCAGGAGAACGTCAAGAACTACGACGGCTCGTGGACCGAGTACGGCAGCCTGGTCGGCGTGCCGATCGAGCTCGGCGCCAACTGA
- a CDS encoding response regulator transcription factor, whose protein sequence is MTPPADDRTPAEQPAAPARLLVVDDEPALRDALESSLAFEGYEVTTATDGFEALEAVERDQPDLVLLDIMMPRMDGLTAVRRMRSRGDTAPVLMLTARDAVGDRVTGLDVGADDYLAKPFELDELLARVRALLRRNALAAEAAARASVVEDESEVLAFADLRMNTATREVSRDGRPVELTRTEFMLLEMFLAHPRQVLTREQILKAVWGFDFEPSSNSLDVYVMYLRRKTEQGGMPRLIQTVRGVGYALRAPSGAAA, encoded by the coding sequence ATGACTCCCCCCGCCGACGACCGCACCCCTGCCGAGCAGCCGGCCGCACCCGCCCGCCTGCTCGTGGTCGACGACGAGCCCGCCCTGCGGGACGCCCTGGAGAGCAGCCTCGCCTTCGAGGGCTACGAGGTCACAACCGCCACCGACGGCTTCGAAGCGCTGGAGGCCGTGGAGCGCGACCAGCCCGACCTGGTGCTGCTCGACATCATGATGCCGCGGATGGACGGCCTCACCGCAGTGCGCCGGATGCGCTCGCGCGGGGACACCGCGCCCGTGCTGATGCTCACCGCCCGGGACGCGGTGGGCGACCGGGTCACCGGCCTCGACGTCGGCGCGGACGACTACCTGGCCAAGCCCTTCGAACTGGACGAACTGCTCGCCCGGGTGCGGGCCCTGCTGCGCCGCAACGCGCTGGCCGCGGAGGCGGCGGCGCGAGCCTCCGTGGTGGAGGACGAGTCCGAGGTGCTCGCCTTCGCCGACCTGCGGATGAACACGGCGACCCGGGAGGTGAGCCGGGACGGACGACCGGTCGAGCTCACCCGGACCGAGTTCATGCTGCTGGAGATGTTCCTGGCCCACCCCAGGCAGGTGCTGACCCGGGAGCAGATCCTCAAGGCGGTCTGGGGCTTCGACTTCGAGCCCTCCTCCAACTCGCTCGACGTGTACGTGATGTACCTGAGGAGGAAGACCGAGCAGGGCGGGATGCCGCGCCTGATCCAGACCGTGCGCGGGGTCGGCTACGCACTGCGCGCGCCTAGCGGGGCTGCGGCCTGA
- a CDS encoding DUF3099 domain-containing protein, giving the protein MQQRRRHRYYFVMMGGCLGLFVLAWGVVRFFSVGAAIGLCVVAMVIPPLAAVFANKRDPEDDWWQDPRWDDPEWDRPGHDRDRPDRESEDQ; this is encoded by the coding sequence GTGCAGCAGCGCAGGAGGCACCGGTACTACTTCGTGATGATGGGCGGCTGCCTCGGGCTCTTCGTCCTGGCCTGGGGAGTCGTGCGCTTCTTCTCGGTGGGCGCGGCGATCGGCCTGTGCGTGGTGGCCATGGTGATCCCGCCGCTGGCCGCCGTCTTCGCCAACAAGCGCGACCCCGAGGACGACTGGTGGCAGGACCCGCGCTGGGACGACCCCGAGTGGGACCGCCCGGGCCACGACCGCGACCGCCCGGACCGCGAGTCCGAAGATCAGTAG
- a CDS encoding S1C family serine protease produces MSDQHRTTADESGYPLPPKPAEAPTAHIDHTTAGLAGEGSPGPEAPGPEASGHEAPGSAHQARNGFLRGRLALVTAVAAVAAVLGGLAGGAVADTRHNSTSSASSGTVVSPVAAKSDGTANVSAIAAAVSPSVVQITVQTSSGTATGTGVILTAGGQILTNYHVISGAVSERGTGTVTFQNGNKATATVTGTDKSLDVAVITASGVSGLTPAALGSSSSVAVGDSVVAIGNPEGLTGTVTSGIISAKNRQVTVQVDEGTTRGNGGFGFPSFPGYGGSSSSSGGDTAAYRALQTDAALNPGNSGGPLINANGQVIGINSAMYSGTGASSSATSSQAGSVGLGFAIPIDSVKQVLPKLQAGQEL; encoded by the coding sequence ATGAGCGACCAGCACCGCACCACCGCAGATGAGTCGGGGTACCCCCTCCCGCCGAAGCCGGCCGAGGCGCCCACCGCTCACATCGACCACACCACCGCCGGGCTCGCCGGTGAGGGCTCGCCCGGACCCGAAGCCCCAGGCCCCGAAGCCTCCGGACACGAAGCCCCGGGATCCGCGCACCAGGCCCGCAACGGCTTCCTGCGCGGCCGCCTCGCCCTGGTGACCGCCGTGGCCGCCGTCGCGGCCGTCCTGGGCGGCCTGGCCGGCGGCGCCGTGGCCGACACCCGGCACAACTCGACGAGCTCGGCGAGCTCCGGCACGGTCGTCAGCCCCGTCGCCGCCAAGTCCGACGGCACCGCCAACGTCTCCGCGATCGCCGCGGCCGTCTCCCCCAGCGTCGTCCAGATCACCGTCCAGACCAGCAGCGGCACCGCGACCGGCACCGGCGTGATCCTCACCGCCGGCGGCCAGATCCTGACCAACTACCACGTGATCTCCGGCGCGGTCAGCGAGCGCGGCACCGGCACCGTCACCTTCCAGAACGGCAACAAGGCCACCGCCACGGTGACCGGCACCGACAAGTCGCTGGACGTCGCGGTGATCACCGCGAGCGGCGTCTCCGGCCTGACCCCCGCCGCACTCGGCAGCTCCTCCTCGGTCGCGGTCGGCGACTCCGTGGTGGCCATCGGCAACCCCGAAGGCCTCACCGGCACCGTCACCTCGGGCATCATCAGCGCCAAGAACCGCCAGGTCACGGTGCAGGTGGACGAGGGCACCACGCGCGGCAACGGCGGCTTCGGCTTCCCGTCCTTCCCCGGGTACGGCGGATCGTCGTCCAGCTCCGGCGGGGACACCGCGGCCTACCGGGCCCTGCAGACCGACGCCGCACTCAACCCCGGAAACTCCGGCGGGCCGCTGATCAACGCCAACGGGCAGGTGATCGGCATCAACTCCGCCATGTACTCCGGTACCGGCGCCAGCTCCAGCGCCACCTCCAGCCAGGCCGGCAGCGTCGGCCTCGGCTTCGCCATCCCGATCGACTCCGTCAAGCAGGTGCTGCCGAAGCTGCAGGCCGGCCAGGAGCTCTAG
- a CDS encoding DUF1416 domain-containing protein, whose amino-acid sequence MCGAKAGGPDLAGVDVASETIIQGSVTRDGEPVSGYVRLLNDGGEFTAEVPTSATGQFRFFAAPGNWTVRALVPGATVDRKVVASQGALTEVPIAV is encoded by the coding sequence ATGTGTGGTGCGAAGGCCGGCGGGCCGGACCTGGCAGGAGTTGACGTGGCGAGCGAGACGATCATCCAGGGGTCGGTGACCCGCGACGGTGAGCCGGTCAGCGGCTATGTGCGGCTGCTGAACGACGGCGGCGAGTTCACCGCCGAGGTGCCCACCTCGGCGACCGGGCAGTTCCGCTTCTTCGCGGCCCCGGGCAACTGGACCGTGCGCGCGCTGGTGCCGGGCGCGACCGTGGACCGCAAGGTGGTCGCCTCCCAGGGCGCCCTGACCGAGGTCCCGATCGCGGTCTGA
- a CDS encoding Fur family transcriptional regulator → MANNGTADWRDVWQSDLRERGYRLTPQRQLVLEAVDVLDHATPDEILAQVRLTASGVNISTVYRTLELLEELGLVSHAHLGHGAPTYHLAGRHHHLHLVCRDCAKVTETDTAIATPLIDSLRAQHGFDTDLKHFAIFGRCADCTAKLQQPPT, encoded by the coding sequence GTGGCGAACAACGGTACGGCCGACTGGCGTGACGTGTGGCAGTCCGACCTGCGTGAGCGCGGCTACCGCCTGACCCCCCAGCGCCAACTGGTGCTGGAGGCGGTGGACGTGCTCGACCACGCCACCCCGGACGAGATCCTCGCCCAGGTCCGGCTGACCGCCAGCGGGGTCAACATCTCCACCGTCTACCGGACCCTGGAGCTGCTGGAGGAGCTGGGCCTGGTCTCGCACGCCCACCTCGGCCACGGCGCGCCGACCTACCACCTGGCCGGCCGCCACCACCACCTGCACCTGGTTTGCCGGGACTGCGCCAAGGTGACCGAGACCGACACCGCGATCGCCACCCCGCTGATCGACAGCCTGCGCGCCCAGCACGGCTTCGACACCGACCTCAAGCACTTCGCGATCTTCGGCCGCTGCGCCGACTGCACCGCCAAGCTCCAGCAGCCGCCGACGTAA
- a CDS encoding LacI family DNA-binding transcriptional regulator: MAKVTRDDVARLAGTSTAVVSYVINDGPRPVAPATKEKVLAAIEQLGYRPNSVAQAMASRRTNLIGMILPDARQPFFAEMAHAVERAASDRGKLVLIGNSDYVEDREMHYIQAFLGMRVSGLILVSQGAPQRAAKEFAAMEGAKVVLLHRRPEAIDDVSVVTDDIGGAELVVRHLLEEHGHPYVACFGGPVDTPAPGDPVIDHVEGWQRAMEGAGLPTDDHLVDAPFHRYGAYEVALELLRSPNRPPAVFCSTDDQALGVLRAAREVGLRVPEDLAVAGFDDIPEAALADPPLTTVASEREAMARAAVDLVLDDSLMVPGSDTERVRKFPSRLVVRRSCGCPAQGAGSSAG, translated from the coding sequence GTGGCCAAGGTGACGCGCGACGATGTAGCCCGACTGGCTGGGACCTCGACCGCGGTCGTCAGCTATGTCATCAACGACGGACCGCGCCCGGTCGCGCCCGCGACCAAGGAGAAGGTGCTCGCCGCGATCGAGCAGCTCGGCTACCGGCCGAACAGCGTCGCGCAGGCGATGGCCTCCCGGCGCACCAACCTGATCGGCATGATCCTGCCGGACGCCCGGCAGCCGTTCTTCGCCGAGATGGCGCACGCGGTCGAACGGGCCGCCTCGGACCGCGGCAAGCTGGTGCTGATCGGCAACTCCGACTACGTCGAAGACCGCGAGATGCACTACATCCAGGCCTTCCTCGGCATGCGGGTCTCCGGCCTGATCCTGGTCAGCCAGGGCGCGCCGCAGCGGGCCGCCAAGGAGTTCGCCGCCATGGAGGGCGCCAAGGTGGTGCTGCTGCACCGCCGGCCCGAGGCGATCGACGACGTCTCGGTGGTCACCGACGACATCGGCGGCGCCGAACTGGTGGTGCGCCACCTGCTCGAGGAGCACGGACACCCGTACGTGGCCTGCTTCGGCGGCCCGGTGGACACCCCCGCGCCCGGCGACCCGGTGATCGACCACGTCGAGGGCTGGCAGCGCGCCATGGAAGGCGCCGGCCTGCCCACCGACGACCACCTGGTGGACGCCCCCTTCCACCGCTACGGCGCCTACGAGGTCGCCCTCGAACTGCTGCGCTCGCCCAACCGGCCGCCGGCCGTCTTCTGCTCCACCGACGACCAGGCGCTCGGCGTGCTGCGGGCCGCCCGCGAGGTGGGCCTGCGGGTGCCGGAGGACCTCGCGGTGGCGGGCTTCGACGACATCCCCGAGGCGGCGCTGGCCGACCCGCCGCTGACCACGGTCGCCAGTGAGCGGGAGGCGATGGCGCGGGCCGCCGTCGACCTGGTGCTGGACGACTCGCTGATGGTGCCCGGCTCGGACACCGAGCGGGTGCGCAAGTTCCCGTCCCGGCTGGTGGTGCGGCGCTCCTGCGGCTGCCCGGCCCAGGGCGCCGGTTCGTCGGCAGGGTAG
- a CDS encoding sensor histidine kinase, whose amino-acid sequence MSVTYSPINQEPAVLLTALPTRSVQDSLEQLAFVLIGVAALGILGAGITGRVVARTALKPVDHLTTAVEHIARTEEVGTTIPVHGNDEIARLSNSFNSMSTALANSRERQTRLIADAGHELRTPLTSLRTNVDLLIRSDDTGRPLPPATRTKLLASMKAQMQELTVLIGDLLQLSRPDTPRPGQNVAIIPFHDIAQRAVDRAKLRGPGLNYQIALEPWYVRADPAALERAIMNLLDNAVKYSPPAGTVEVALQHGRLTVRDHGPGIPADELQYVFDRFWRSPSSRQLPGSGLGLSIVAQTIQDAGGQVTLGPARDGGPGALAIVRLPGAPESPPESPE is encoded by the coding sequence GTGAGCGTCACCTACAGCCCGATCAACCAGGAGCCCGCGGTCCTGCTCACCGCCTTGCCCACCAGGAGTGTTCAGGACTCCCTGGAGCAGCTCGCCTTCGTCCTGATCGGAGTCGCCGCTCTGGGGATCCTCGGTGCCGGCATCACCGGTCGCGTGGTCGCCCGCACCGCGCTCAAGCCTGTGGACCACCTCACCACAGCCGTCGAGCACATCGCCCGTACCGAGGAGGTCGGGACCACCATTCCCGTGCACGGGAACGACGAGATCGCCCGGCTCTCCAACTCCTTCAACTCCATGTCCACCGCCCTCGCCAACTCCCGGGAGCGGCAGACCCGGCTGATCGCCGACGCCGGGCATGAGCTCCGCACGCCGCTCACCTCGCTGCGCACCAATGTCGACCTGCTGATCCGCAGTGACGACACCGGCCGCCCGCTCCCGCCGGCCACCCGCACCAAGCTGCTCGCCTCGATGAAGGCGCAGATGCAGGAACTGACCGTGCTGATCGGGGACCTGCTGCAGCTCTCCCGGCCGGACACCCCGCGCCCGGGACAGAACGTGGCCATCATCCCGTTCCACGACATCGCCCAACGGGCCGTGGACCGCGCCAAGTTGCGCGGGCCTGGGCTCAACTACCAGATCGCACTGGAACCCTGGTACGTCCGTGCCGACCCGGCCGCGCTGGAGCGCGCGATCATGAATCTGCTGGACAACGCGGTGAAGTACAGTCCGCCGGCCGGTACGGTCGAAGTCGCGCTCCAGCACGGACGGTTGACCGTACGGGACCACGGCCCGGGGATTCCCGCGGACGAACTGCAGTACGTCTTCGACCGGTTCTGGCGCTCACCGTCCTCGCGTCAGCTCCCGGGGTCCGGGCTGGGACTGTCGATCGTCGCGCAGACCATCCAGGACGCCGGCGGCCAGGTCACACTCGGCCCGGCCCGGGACGGCGGACCGGGAGCGCTGGCGATCGTGCGGCTGCCGGGAGCACCCGAGTCGCCGCCCGAGTCGCCCGAGTAG
- a CDS encoding RsiG family protein encodes MAEIEGLGLDELRILRRDALEQEADLSYLRRLLQGRVDILRAELDRRTLDRRLRPVHPDTLLHQLPQILADSPSNVRQSARHVTLGTPRGEQYQAQADALMGDVQLADLAAHASAELLAALDRLTAHEREVSGRRQSLQRTADGCSAEITRRYREGEARVEDLLAD; translated from the coding sequence GTGGCGGAGATCGAAGGGCTGGGCCTCGACGAGTTGCGGATCCTGCGCCGGGACGCCCTGGAGCAGGAGGCCGACCTCTCCTACCTGCGCCGGCTGCTGCAGGGCCGGGTGGACATCCTGCGGGCCGAGTTGGACCGCCGCACCCTGGACCGCCGGCTGCGCCCGGTGCACCCCGACACCCTGCTGCACCAGCTGCCGCAGATCCTCGCCGACAGCCCGTCCAACGTGCGCCAGTCGGCCCGGCACGTCACCCTCGGCACCCCGCGCGGCGAGCAGTACCAGGCGCAGGCGGACGCCCTGATGGGCGATGTGCAGCTGGCCGACCTGGCCGCGCACGCCTCCGCCGAGCTGCTGGCCGCGTTGGACCGGCTCACCGCGCACGAGCGCGAGGTCTCGGGGCGGCGGCAGTCGCTGCAGCGGACGGCGGACGGCTGCAGCGCGGAGATCACCCGGCGCTACCGCGAGGGCGAGGCACGGGTCGAGGACCTGCTGGCCGACTAG